In one Streptomyces sp. NBC_01241 genomic region, the following are encoded:
- a CDS encoding glycoside hydrolase family 25 protein → MLHGVDVSAYQSSFETDGLDFVFIKATEGRSYVNPYLASQVKRARDAACVVGFYHFLWPGEITAQAEYFVSKAPEEAGDLLAVDWEENGEGTRASNAEKDRFIRELKRLRPQYKVLLYCNLDFWLHHDTTSYAGDGLWIADYVTAGKPRIKASWRIHQYTDQPLDKDVAAFSSRTAMRDWARG, encoded by the coding sequence ATGCTCCATGGCGTCGACGTCAGCGCGTATCAGTCGTCCTTCGAAACGGACGGACTGGACTTCGTCTTCATCAAGGCCACCGAAGGCCGTTCATACGTCAATCCGTATCTGGCCTCGCAGGTCAAACGTGCCAGGGACGCGGCATGCGTGGTCGGCTTCTATCACTTTCTCTGGCCGGGCGAGATCACGGCCCAGGCGGAGTACTTCGTGAGCAAGGCTCCGGAGGAGGCGGGCGATCTGCTCGCCGTGGACTGGGAGGAGAACGGCGAAGGCACCCGGGCCAGCAACGCCGAAAAGGACCGCTTCATCCGTGAGCTCAAGCGTCTGAGGCCCCAGTACAAGGTTCTGCTGTACTGCAACCTCGATTTCTGGCTGCATCACGACACCACGTCGTATGCGGGGGACGGTCTGTGGATAGCCGACTACGTGACCGCGGGGAAGCCCCGGATCAAGGCGTCCTGGCGCATCCACCAGTACACCGACCAGCCGCTCGACAAAGACGTCGCCGCTTTCTCCTCGCGGACCGCGATGCGCGACTGGGCCCGCGGATAG
- a CDS encoding peptidoglycan recognition protein family protein — translation MAFPRGAPRPAIVPRTQWRADETRRDAHAHYADKVTAVFIHHTDTPNGYDCADVPRTLRNLYTGQTRDRSWGDLGYNFLVDTCGNIYEGRAGGADRPVIGSHTLGFNHGTTGIAAIGTFGQGTPVPPAMEHAIAALAAWKLGLSGIEPTSKVRLTSTNDKSRYTQGTSAQFDAISGHRDGFATNCPGEALLARLPAIRKLAAGLQNRSPRTPLGTRLPTVLQNLRDIR, via the coding sequence GTGGCGTTTCCCCGTGGCGCACCGCGGCCCGCCATCGTGCCGCGTACGCAGTGGCGGGCCGACGAAACCAGGCGTGACGCCCATGCCCACTACGCGGACAAGGTGACGGCGGTCTTCATTCATCACACCGACACCCCCAACGGCTACGACTGTGCCGATGTCCCGCGCACCTTGCGCAATCTGTATACAGGCCAGACCCGTGACCGCAGTTGGGGAGACCTCGGCTACAACTTCCTCGTCGACACCTGCGGCAACATCTACGAGGGCCGTGCCGGCGGTGCCGACCGCCCCGTCATCGGTTCCCACACCCTCGGCTTCAACCACGGCACCACAGGGATCGCGGCGATCGGCACCTTCGGACAGGGCACCCCCGTACCGCCGGCCATGGAACACGCGATCGCGGCCCTCGCCGCCTGGAAGCTCGGCCTGAGCGGAATCGAGCCGACCAGCAAGGTACGGCTCACATCGACGAACGACAAGAGCCGCTACACCCAAGGCACTTCTGCTCAATTCGATGCCATTTCCGGTCACCGCGACGGATTTGCCACCAATTGCCCCGGGGAAGCGCTCCTCGCCCGACTCCCCGCGATCCGGAAGCTCGCTGCCGGCCTCCAGAACCGATCCCCACGAACACCCCTCGGTACGCGCCTTCCCACCGTCCTCCAAAACCTCCGCGACATCCGGTGA
- a CDS encoding (2Fe-2S)-binding protein: MAPSSSSAITLNINGEKYTLSVDHRTTLLDALREHLDLTGTKKGCDQGQCGACTVLLDGRRAVSCLQFAVAAQGRAITTIEGVAEGERLHPVQQAFLDLDGYQCGYCTPGQICSALAVIEEHAAGWPSAVTDDVRPEAAVPALTAEEIRERMSGNLCRCGAYVSIVQAVARAAEATGAKDKEAAA; this comes from the coding sequence ATGGCCCCGTCGTCGTCCAGTGCCATCACTTTGAACATCAATGGCGAGAAGTACACGCTGTCCGTCGACCATCGCACCACCCTGCTCGACGCCCTGCGCGAACATCTCGATCTGACCGGTACCAAGAAGGGCTGTGACCAGGGCCAGTGCGGCGCCTGTACGGTGCTGCTCGACGGGCGCCGGGCCGTTTCCTGTCTTCAGTTCGCGGTCGCGGCCCAGGGGCGCGCGATCACCACCATCGAAGGTGTGGCCGAGGGCGAGCGGCTGCATCCGGTGCAGCAGGCCTTTCTCGATCTCGACGGCTATCAGTGCGGTTATTGCACACCGGGGCAGATCTGTTCGGCGCTCGCGGTGATCGAGGAACACGCGGCGGGCTGGCCAAGCGCCGTGACCGACGATGTCCGGCCCGAAGCGGCGGTGCCCGCGCTCACCGCCGAGGAGATCCGCGAGCGGATGAGCGGCAATCTGTGCCGCTGCGGCGCGTACGTGTCGATCGTGCAGGCGGTCGCGCGGGCGGCGGAGGCAACCGGGGCAAAGGACAAGGAGGCGGCGGCATGA
- a CDS encoding DUF5988 family protein, which translates to MTNTTKAILEGGPDDLPERIVSVDTPGVDLKIPFRGGYEHFKSTTRRQETPEGPLPVYEWWERTEIPG; encoded by the coding sequence ATGACCAACACAACTAAGGCAATCCTCGAGGGCGGCCCGGACGATCTCCCCGAGCGGATCGTTTCCGTCGACACACCTGGAGTCGACCTCAAGATCCCGTTCCGGGGCGGATACGAGCATTTCAAGAGCACCACACGCCGCCAGGAAACACCGGAAGGCCCATTGCCTGTCTACGAATGGTGGGAGCGCACAGAAATCCCGGGTTGA
- a CDS encoding xanthine dehydrogenase family protein molybdopterin-binding subunit, which yields MTTTTIAAVTGSVGSAHTRVEGRDKVTGAARYAGEIRFAELAHGWLVLSTVARGRIRSVEDAPVLAMPGVLTVLRHGNAPRVDTDYVGMMGRPNPVLGIFQHDRVPFAGWPVALVVAETSEQAREAAEALVVRYDEEPHDVAFRAGHPGAYTPENNPMVQAETEKGNLRAQLGACAVVVDEEYTTPEEHHNPMEPHAATARWDGGRLDVLDSNQGSSWVASELAQLFSLDPASVRVRSEHVGGGFGSKGLSPHQVAAVMATTVLHRPVRVVLTRRQMFSLVGFRSPTAQRIRLGADADGRLRAFDHRAHSLTSTVHEFIESSAVLGRVMYDADAHHTLHRLVRLDVPTPAWMRAPGEAPGSFALESALDELAEKCAMDPIALRARNEPEKGPVSRLPFSSRNVLTCFEEGARRFGWAQRDPRPGVRREGRWLLGTGTAAATYPSGVAPSTAAVTAEPDQTFTVRINAADIGTGARTAMALVAADALEVDPGRIRVRIADSDLGPAIFAGGSMGTRSWAWAVTAAADELRERLAAREGAIPPEGITARSDTTEAVGALAKKERHTFGAQFAEVAVDTATGEVRVRRLLGIYAAGTIVNSLTARSQLIGGMTWGLSMALHEEAVRDRADGGHIGADLAGYHVATHADVPLIEADWVDDPDPDDPVGIKGIGEIGIVGVAAAIANAVWHATGTRHRDLPIRPDRVLCAADETRHRTA from the coding sequence ATGACCACGACGACCATCGCAGCGGTAACGGGATCCGTCGGATCCGCCCATACCCGAGTGGAGGGCCGCGACAAGGTCACCGGAGCGGCCCGCTACGCCGGAGAGATCCGCTTCGCTGAACTCGCCCACGGCTGGCTGGTGTTGTCGACCGTGGCCCGTGGCCGCATCCGTTCGGTGGAGGACGCCCCCGTCCTGGCCATGCCCGGCGTCCTCACCGTTCTGCGCCACGGGAACGCGCCGCGCGTCGACACCGACTACGTGGGCATGATGGGTCGGCCGAACCCGGTCCTCGGGATCTTCCAGCACGACCGCGTGCCCTTCGCGGGCTGGCCGGTCGCACTGGTCGTGGCCGAGACGTCCGAACAGGCCAGGGAGGCCGCCGAGGCGCTGGTGGTCCGGTACGACGAAGAGCCGCACGACGTCGCGTTCCGCGCCGGGCATCCCGGTGCGTACACGCCGGAGAACAATCCGATGGTCCAGGCCGAGACGGAGAAGGGAAACCTGAGGGCCCAACTCGGCGCCTGCGCCGTCGTCGTGGACGAGGAGTACACCACACCGGAGGAGCACCACAACCCGATGGAGCCGCATGCGGCGACGGCTCGCTGGGACGGCGGCCGGCTCGACGTCCTCGACTCCAACCAGGGCAGCAGTTGGGTGGCGAGCGAGCTCGCGCAGCTCTTCTCCCTCGACCCGGCCTCCGTACGGGTGCGGTCCGAACACGTCGGCGGCGGCTTCGGATCCAAGGGCCTGAGCCCGCACCAGGTGGCCGCCGTGATGGCCACGACCGTCCTCCACCGTCCGGTCCGGGTCGTCTTGACTCGTCGTCAGATGTTTTCCCTCGTCGGATTCCGCAGCCCCACGGCGCAGCGGATCAGGCTCGGCGCCGACGCGGACGGCCGGCTGCGCGCCTTCGACCACCGGGCGCACAGTCTTACGTCGACCGTGCATGAATTCATCGAGTCGAGCGCCGTGCTGGGCCGCGTGATGTACGACGCCGACGCGCATCACACCCTTCACCGACTGGTACGGCTCGACGTGCCGACTCCGGCCTGGATGCGCGCACCGGGCGAGGCACCTGGATCCTTCGCCCTCGAATCCGCCCTCGACGAACTGGCCGAGAAGTGCGCCATGGACCCGATCGCGCTGCGCGCACGCAACGAACCGGAGAAGGGTCCCGTGTCCCGGCTGCCGTTCAGCAGCCGAAACGTGCTCACCTGTTTCGAGGAAGGCGCCCGCAGGTTCGGCTGGGCACAACGGGACCCTCGTCCCGGTGTACGCCGTGAGGGGCGCTGGCTGCTCGGGACCGGAACGGCGGCGGCCACCTACCCCTCGGGAGTCGCCCCGTCCACGGCGGCCGTGACCGCGGAGCCGGATCAGACCTTCACCGTTCGGATCAACGCGGCGGACATCGGGACCGGGGCACGGACGGCGATGGCCCTGGTCGCCGCGGACGCGCTGGAGGTGGATCCGGGCCGCATCCGGGTACGGATCGCGGACAGCGACCTCGGCCCGGCGATATTCGCCGGCGGCTCGATGGGCACCCGCTCCTGGGCGTGGGCGGTGACTGCCGCGGCGGATGAGTTGCGGGAGCGATTGGCAGCCCGGGAAGGCGCGATTCCGCCGGAGGGGATCACCGCCCGGTCCGACACCACCGAGGCCGTCGGCGCCCTCGCGAAGAAGGAACGGCACACCTTCGGAGCGCAGTTCGCCGAGGTCGCGGTGGATACCGCCACCGGCGAGGTACGCGTGCGCAGGCTGCTCGGCATCTACGCCGCGGGCACCATCGTCAACTCGCTCACCGCCCGCAGCCAGCTCATCGGCGGAATGACCTGGGGACTGTCCATGGCCCTCCATGAGGAGGCAGTCAGGGACCGGGCCGACGGCGGCCACATCGGCGCCGACCTCGCCGGGTACCACGTCGCCACACACGCCGACGTGCCGCTCATCGAGGCGGACTGGGTCGACGATCCCGACCCGGACGACCCGGTCGGGATCAAGGGCATCGGCGAGATCGGCATCGTGGGTGTCGCCGCCGCCATCGCCAACGCGGTGTGGCACGCCACAGGGACACGCCACCGGGACCTGCCCATCCGCCCGGACCGGGTCCTGTGCGCGGCGGACGAGACCCGGCACCGTACGGCGTAG
- a CDS encoding MarR family winged helix-turn-helix transcriptional regulator, translating into MSATPPSLLGLTTYLLSQTGKTARSRLAARLAERDLKLWHMAVLSALVDFGPHVQRELASRLGIDRSDMVKIVDDLAVADLVDRARDTTDRRRVTVTPTPAGCAMLAELQGEALVVQKKLLAPLSRSEQTQLAMLLRRVHAHVQEEPGEPQAGR; encoded by the coding sequence ATGAGCGCGACCCCGCCCAGCCTCCTGGGACTCACGACCTATCTGCTGTCCCAGACGGGCAAGACTGCCCGGAGTCGGCTGGCGGCACGCTTGGCTGAGCGCGATCTGAAGCTCTGGCACATGGCCGTGCTGTCGGCGCTGGTCGATTTCGGCCCCCATGTGCAGCGAGAGCTGGCGTCACGGCTCGGGATCGACCGGAGCGACATGGTCAAGATCGTGGACGATCTCGCGGTGGCCGACCTCGTGGACCGTGCCCGCGACACCACGGACCGTCGCCGGGTGACCGTCACGCCCACCCCGGCAGGCTGCGCGATGCTGGCGGAGCTGCAGGGCGAGGCCCTGGTCGTACAGAAGAAGCTGCTCGCCCCCCTTTCCCGCTCCGAACAGACGCAGTTGGCCATGCTGTTGAGGCGTGTCCACGCGCACGTCCAGGAAGAGCCCGGCGAGCCGCAGGCAGGTCGCTGA
- a CDS encoding sugar O-acetyltransferase translates to MKDYFDGDPRTNRERMLSGDLYIDDDPENTRAQRRALRLATEYQAAYLQNPDDAQPLLAELIGGLGAGVCIRPPLFVDYGSHISVGERTFVNYHLTALDVAPIRIGKDCQIGPNVQLLTPTHPVEPQPRRDKLEAAQPITIGDNVWLGGGVIVLPGVTIGDNSVIGAGAVVTKDIPPNVVAVGNPARVVRAIQEDQGGHRTH, encoded by the coding sequence ATGAAGGACTACTTCGACGGGGACCCCCGCACGAACCGCGAGCGCATGCTCTCCGGAGACCTCTACATCGACGACGACCCGGAGAACACGCGCGCACAGCGGCGCGCGCTGCGTCTGGCAACCGAGTATCAGGCCGCGTATCTACAAAACCCTGATGACGCGCAACCGTTGCTCGCGGAACTCATCGGCGGTCTCGGTGCGGGTGTGTGCATCAGGCCGCCCCTGTTCGTCGACTATGGCAGCCACATCAGCGTCGGCGAGCGAACCTTCGTCAATTACCACCTCACCGCACTCGACGTCGCTCCGATCAGGATCGGCAAGGACTGCCAGATCGGTCCGAACGTGCAGCTGCTGACCCCTACCCATCCCGTCGAGCCACAGCCACGGCGTGACAAGCTGGAAGCCGCTCAGCCGATCACCATCGGCGACAATGTCTGGCTCGGCGGCGGCGTGATCGTCCTGCCCGGAGTCACCATCGGGGACAACAGTGTCATCGGCGCCGGGGCCGTCGTCACCAAGGACATCCCCCCGAACGTCGTTGCCGTGGGCAACCCGGCGCGAGTCGTCCGCGCGATCCAGGAGGACCAGGGTGGCCACCGGACGCATTGA
- a CDS encoding TetR/AcrR family transcriptional regulator, which produces MATGRIDPERRERIIDAALGLIADEGVAGVSHRKVAARAGVPLGSMTYHFQNMDELLREAFTRFAATIVDAFEQRLGAASTPDEAREAVIDLVHHLSGGDQRQLVLTHELYTLAARQPAYRGLTTEWMRRSRRILERHFTPATARQLDALIEGLSIHRALDTEPHDRALTVEAVARLTAAEPTAIRGSADHTNGGRPT; this is translated from the coding sequence GTGGCCACCGGACGCATTGATCCCGAACGGCGCGAGCGCATCATCGACGCGGCGCTCGGCCTCATCGCCGACGAGGGCGTCGCCGGCGTCTCCCACCGCAAGGTCGCTGCCCGGGCAGGCGTCCCGCTCGGCTCGATGACGTATCACTTCCAGAACATGGACGAGCTGCTGCGCGAGGCGTTCACCCGCTTCGCCGCGACCATCGTCGATGCCTTCGAGCAGCGTCTGGGCGCCGCCTCGACCCCCGACGAGGCACGCGAAGCGGTCATCGATCTCGTCCACCACCTCTCCGGCGGCGACCAGCGCCAGTTGGTCCTCACCCATGAGCTGTACACGCTGGCTGCCCGGCAGCCCGCCTACCGTGGGCTCACCACGGAGTGGATGCGCCGGAGTCGCCGGATTCTCGAGCGGCATTTCACCCCCGCCACCGCCCGCCAGCTCGACGCCCTCATCGAGGGCCTCTCGATCCACCGCGCTCTGGACACCGAGCCGCACGACCGTGCCCTCACCGTCGAGGCCGTCGCCCGGCTCACTGCCGCGGAACCCACGGCGATACGAGGGTCGGCCGACCACACCAACGGCGGCCGACCCACATGA
- a CDS encoding helix-turn-helix domain-containing protein, whose protein sequence is MAESPLSTPSEDGSDALADEALGARIREYRMKRRMSLRALGAAAQASPGFLSQLERGQANASIGMLRRIAAALGLTVADLFDQSGPAGPRVVRRADRPKLQTAPGSRKFLISQRPLGHLEVYAGEFEPGASTGDDAYTHGDSQEILLVVSGGVRIELDGHPRVLHAGDSIEYLSSTPHRVVNDGETPAEILWIISPPTPD, encoded by the coding sequence ATGGCGGAGTCACCACTTTCCACTCCCTCCGAGGACGGATCCGACGCGCTCGCCGACGAGGCGCTGGGTGCCCGCATCCGGGAGTACCGCATGAAGCGGCGCATGTCGCTGCGTGCCTTGGGGGCGGCTGCCCAGGCGAGCCCGGGCTTCCTCAGCCAGTTGGAGCGCGGGCAGGCCAACGCCTCCATCGGAATGCTGCGGCGCATCGCGGCGGCGCTCGGCCTCACCGTGGCCGACCTCTTCGACCAGAGCGGCCCCGCAGGGCCGCGAGTCGTACGGCGCGCCGACCGGCCGAAGCTGCAGACCGCCCCGGGGAGCCGGAAGTTCCTGATCTCCCAACGGCCGCTCGGTCATCTGGAGGTGTACGCGGGCGAGTTCGAACCGGGAGCCTCCACCGGCGACGACGCCTACACCCACGGGGACTCGCAGGAGATCCTCCTGGTGGTCAGCGGCGGCGTCCGGATCGAACTGGACGGTCACCCCCGCGTTCTGCATGCCGGCGACAGCATCGAGTACCTGTCCTCCACCCCGCACCGGGTCGTCAACGACGGTGAGACGCCTGCCGAGATCCTCTGGATCATCAGTCCGCCGACACCGGACTGA
- a CDS encoding FAD binding domain-containing protein, with translation MREFDYERVFDVSTAVALLGDRPGARFLGGGTNLVDLMKAGVERPELLIDVRELPLDRIEFTHEGGLRMGAAVTNSDLAAHPDVRRHYPALAQAVLAGASGQLRNMATVGGNLLQRTRCGYFTDISKPCNKRAPGSGCPALMGEHRNHAILGASGHCIATHPSDMAVALAAFDAVVSYESAQGPDELPLSAFYLPVGDTPHIETALPPGALITGVTLPPAPVAARSRYRKVRERASYAFAIGSIAAALDVEDDVVREVRLAFGAVASRPWRARAAERVLTGGPVSAEAFAAAADAELAAAEVLAENGYKVTLMRNLVVAVLTELAEEITR, from the coding sequence ATGAGGGAATTCGATTACGAGCGCGTCTTCGACGTCTCCACGGCTGTCGCCCTGCTCGGCGACCGCCCCGGCGCCCGCTTCCTCGGCGGCGGCACCAACCTGGTCGACCTGATGAAGGCCGGCGTGGAAAGGCCCGAGCTGCTCATCGACGTACGCGAACTCCCTCTCGACAGGATCGAGTTCACTCACGAGGGCGGGCTTCGCATGGGCGCGGCCGTCACCAACAGCGACCTCGCGGCCCACCCCGATGTGAGGCGTCACTACCCGGCGCTGGCGCAGGCCGTCCTGGCCGGCGCTTCGGGACAGCTGCGCAACATGGCCACGGTCGGCGGGAATCTGCTCCAGCGGACCCGGTGCGGCTACTTCACCGACATCAGCAAGCCATGCAACAAACGTGCTCCCGGCAGCGGGTGCCCCGCCCTCATGGGCGAGCACCGCAACCACGCGATCCTCGGCGCCTCCGGGCACTGCATCGCCACCCATCCGTCGGACATGGCAGTCGCGCTCGCCGCCTTCGACGCCGTCGTCTCCTACGAATCGGCGCAGGGACCGGACGAGTTGCCGCTCTCCGCGTTCTATCTGCCCGTGGGCGACACCCCGCACATCGAGACCGCGCTCCCGCCGGGCGCGCTGATTACCGGCGTCACGCTGCCGCCGGCCCCGGTTGCCGCCCGCTCCCGGTACCGGAAGGTGCGCGAGCGCGCGTCGTACGCGTTCGCGATCGGCTCGATCGCCGCCGCACTCGACGTCGAGGACGATGTCGTACGTGAAGTGCGCCTCGCGTTCGGGGCGGTCGCGTCCCGCCCTTGGCGGGCCCGTGCGGCCGAACGGGTGCTGACCGGCGGCCCGGTGAGCGCGGAGGCGTTCGCCGCCGCGGCGGATGCCGAGCTGGCGGCCGCAGAGGTGCTTGCCGAGAACGGATACAAGGTGACACTGATGCGCAATCTCGTCGTGGCCGTGCTGACCGAACTCGCCGAGGAGATCACCCGATGA
- a CDS encoding VOC family protein encodes MNIALQYCHITVNDMDESLAFYRDALGLEVRNDVASGGFRWVTLGSAAQPDVEIVVSEPHAGRSQADGDALQELLTKGVLPQIIFRTDDLDAAFEKVRASGAEVLQEPVDQPWGPRDCAFRDPSGNMVRISQGTKA; translated from the coding sequence ATGAACATCGCACTCCAGTACTGTCACATCACCGTCAACGATATGGACGAGTCGCTCGCCTTCTACCGTGACGCGCTCGGCCTCGAGGTGCGCAACGACGTCGCCTCGGGCGGATTCCGCTGGGTCACCCTCGGCAGCGCGGCCCAACCGGACGTCGAGATCGTGGTCTCGGAACCGCACGCCGGTCGATCCCAGGCCGATGGCGACGCGCTGCAGGAACTGCTCACCAAGGGTGTTCTGCCGCAAATCATCTTCCGCACCGATGATCTCGACGCAGCCTTCGAGAAGGTACGGGCATCCGGTGCCGAGGTGCTGCAGGAGCCCGTGGATCAGCCCTGGGGCCCGCGCGACTGCGCGTTCCGCGATCCGTCGGGCAATATGGTGCGCATCTCGCAGGGGACGAAAGCGTAG
- a CDS encoding helix-turn-helix transcriptional regulator, which yields MAPQDLANLAHLRRARDLIDREYACPLDVPAMARHALMSPAHFSRQFRAGYGETPYNYLMTRRIERAMALLRAGMSVADACMAVGCTSLGSFSSRFTELLGEPPSAYRIGEHHAVTAMPACVAKVRTRPTRDASSRIREAARDSAA from the coding sequence ATGGCCCCGCAAGACCTCGCCAACCTCGCGCACCTGCGCCGGGCCCGGGATCTGATCGATCGCGAGTACGCATGCCCGCTCGACGTTCCTGCGATGGCTCGCCACGCCCTCATGTCGCCGGCGCACTTCTCGCGGCAGTTTCGCGCCGGCTACGGGGAGACGCCGTACAACTACCTCATGACGCGCCGCATCGAGCGGGCGATGGCGCTGCTGCGCGCGGGAATGAGCGTGGCCGACGCGTGCATGGCGGTCGGCTGTACCTCCCTCGGCTCGTTCAGCTCGCGATTCACCGAGCTTCTGGGGGAGCCGCCGAGCGCGTACCGCATCGGGGAACACCATGCTGTGACGGCGATGCCCGCATGCGTGGCGAAGGTACGCACCCGGCCGACCAGAGACGCATCGAGCAGGATTCGAGAAGCGGCCCGCGACAGCGCCGCCTAG
- the adhP gene encoding alcohol dehydrogenase AdhP produces the protein MKAAVVRSFTEPLVVEERPVPAPAGHQVLVRMETSGLCHTDIHAARGDWPVKPAPPFVPGHEGIGIVEAAGAQVAHLAVGDRVAVPWLGEACGHCDYCISGWETLCLKQQNSGYSVDGSHAEYALAHGMYVVPVPDGIDPLDAAPLTCAGVTTYKAVKLSGARPGTRALVSGIGGLGHLALQYARIFGAETIAVDVTDEKLALARELGADHVIDARVQDVAEETHRLGGADAAISLAVSNASFSAAYGALRRGGTLVLVALPAEGKLELPVFDTVLNGTKVVGSIVGTREDLAEVFQLHRLGRTRVIRESRALKDINASIDEVLKGKVPGRLVFDMR, from the coding sequence ATGAAGGCCGCTGTTGTGCGCAGCTTCACCGAGCCGTTGGTGGTCGAGGAGAGGCCGGTTCCGGCGCCGGCCGGACACCAGGTCCTGGTGCGGATGGAGACCTCCGGGCTGTGCCACACCGACATTCACGCCGCGCGGGGTGACTGGCCGGTCAAGCCCGCCCCGCCCTTCGTGCCGGGCCACGAGGGCATCGGCATCGTCGAAGCGGCCGGTGCCCAGGTGGCCCATCTCGCGGTGGGGGACCGGGTGGCCGTCCCCTGGCTCGGAGAGGCGTGTGGACACTGCGACTACTGCATTTCCGGCTGGGAGACGCTCTGCCTGAAACAGCAGAACAGCGGCTACTCGGTGGACGGCAGCCATGCCGAGTACGCGCTGGCGCACGGAATGTACGTGGTGCCGGTCCCCGACGGCATCGACCCGCTGGACGCGGCACCGTTGACCTGCGCGGGTGTCACCACGTACAAGGCCGTGAAGCTGTCCGGGGCGCGCCCGGGCACACGCGCCCTCGTCTCAGGCATCGGGGGCCTCGGTCACCTCGCTCTGCAGTACGCGCGGATCTTCGGCGCGGAGACGATCGCCGTCGACGTCACCGACGAGAAGCTGGCGCTCGCCCGCGAACTGGGGGCCGATCACGTCATCGACGCCCGGGTCCAGGACGTTGCCGAGGAGACGCACCGGCTCGGGGGAGCGGACGCGGCCATCTCGCTGGCTGTGAGCAACGCATCGTTCAGCGCAGCCTATGGGGCGCTGCGCCGGGGCGGCACGCTCGTTCTGGTGGCGCTTCCGGCCGAAGGCAAGTTGGAACTGCCCGTCTTCGACACGGTGCTGAACGGAACGAAGGTCGTCGGCTCCATCGTCGGTACCCGTGAGGACCTTGCCGAGGTATTCCAGCTGCACCGCCTCGGCCGCACACGTGTCATCCGTGAGAGCCGAGCACTCAAGGACATCAACGCGTCCATCGACGAGGTGTTGAAGGGCAAGGTGCCGGGCCGTCTGGTCTTCGACATGCGCTGA
- a CDS encoding TetR/AcrR family transcriptional regulator: MREGKRTALRPDAQRNRERILEVALAELTRAADAPLSVIAKKAGVGQGTFYRNFPNREALVLEVYRYEMQQVADTAAQLLRTRAPDQALREWMDGLAQYALAKAGLADALRRATSSYGSLAQLGHGPVSRAVTLLLNANEEAGTIRPGLTPDDVVLAIAGLWQIDPHSDWQPRATRLLDLVMDGLRAGAPGAGGPAVGGADNQ, from the coding sequence ATGCGGGAGGGCAAGCGCACGGCTCTGCGCCCGGACGCGCAACGGAATCGCGAGCGCATCCTGGAAGTCGCGCTGGCCGAGCTGACGAGGGCAGCGGACGCGCCGCTGAGCGTGATCGCGAAGAAGGCCGGCGTCGGGCAGGGAACGTTCTACCGGAACTTCCCCAACCGCGAGGCGCTGGTCCTGGAGGTCTACCGCTACGAGATGCAGCAGGTCGCCGACACCGCTGCCCAACTGCTCCGGACCCGCGCACCCGACCAGGCTCTGAGGGAGTGGATGGACGGCCTGGCCCAGTACGCCTTGGCCAAGGCGGGCCTGGCCGACGCGCTGCGCAGGGCCACCAGCTCGTACGGCAGTCTGGCCCAGCTGGGCCACGGCCCGGTGAGCCGGGCGGTCACGCTCCTGCTGAACGCCAACGAGGAGGCCGGCACCATCCGCCCGGGGCTGACCCCCGACGATGTCGTGCTCGCCATTGCCGGACTCTGGCAGATCGACCCGCACAGCGACTGGCAGCCGCGAGCGACACGGCTGCTGGACCTCGTCATGGACGGGCTGCGGGCGGGGGCGCCGGGAGCGGGGGGACCGGCGGTGGGGGGCGCGGACAATCAGTGA